Proteins found in one Triticum aestivum cultivar Chinese Spring chromosome 4D, IWGSC CS RefSeq v2.1, whole genome shotgun sequence genomic segment:
- the LOC123096259 gene encoding DExH-box ATP-dependent RNA helicase DExH10 isoform X2 codes for MVVWPKIALDLLGLGFSVNPIEKMEEVENTSKRKAPELDSEDSSAAAVMNGHQSLPGSAAKRQNLARSCIHEVAAPNGYDLSKDEAVHGTLSNPVFNGDMAKTYPFQLDPFQTVSIACLERNESVLVSAHTSAGKTAIAEYAIAMSFRDKQRVIYTSPLKALSNQKYRELSQEFSDVGLMTGDVTLQPNATCLVMTTEILRGMLYRGSEVIKEVGWVIFDEIHYMKDRERGVVWEESIVFLPPAIKMVFLSATMSNATEFAEWICNLHKQPCHVVYTDFRPTPLQHYVFPIGGSGLYLVVDENGQFREDNFLKLQDTFAKQPSQLDGKKSGGPKASGRIAKGGNASGTSDIYRIVKMIMERKFQPVIIFSFSRRECEHHAMSMSKLDFNTEEEKDSIEQVFRSAIFCLSEEDRGLPAIELMLPLLKRGIAVHHSGLLPIIKELVELLFQEGLVKALFATETFAMGLNMPAKTVVFTSVKKWDGDSNRFIGSGEYIQMSGRAGRRGKDERGICVIMIDEQMEMSVIKDMVLGKPAPLISTFRLSYYTILNLLSRAEGQFTAEHVIRNSFHQFQYEKALPEVVQKITRLENEASLLGSSGENDLAEYHKLGLDISELEKKIMSEMIRPERALLYLVPGRLVKVRDGSTDWGWGVVVNVVKKPPASSSLPPALSASRNNNYIVDTLLHCSSSLSESGLRSKPCPPRPGEKGEMHVVPVPLPLVCGLSSIRISIPSDLRPPEARQNILFAVQELGKRYPQGLPKLNPITDMGIEEPELVDLVHKLEDLEQKLCSHPLHKSDQSEQQLSWYQRKAELNHEIQQLKSKMRDSQLQKFRDELKNRSRVLKILGHIDADGVLQLKGRAACLIDTGDELLVTELMFNGTFNDLDHHQVASVVSCFVPCEKSSEQIRLRNELSKPMMQLQEAARKIAEVQRECKLDINVEEYVESTCKPYLMDVIYCWSKGATFGEVTEMTDIFEGSIIRLVRRLDEFLNQLKAAAEAVGEVNLESKFGSASESLRRGIMFANSLYL; via the exons ATGGTGGTGTGGCCAAAAATTGCACTGGATCTGCTTGGTTTGGGCTTTTCG GTAAATCCTATCGAAAAGATGGAAGAGGTGGAAAATACCAGCAAGCGCAAAGCACCCGAGCTGGATTCCGAGGACAGTTCCGCTGCCGCTGTTATGAATGGACATCAGTCGCTGCCTGGCTCGGCTGCCAAACGTCAGAACCTCGCCCGGTCGTGCATCCATGAGGTTGCTGCCCCCAATGGCTATGATTTGTCTAAGGACGAGGCCGTACATGGGACCCTTTCAAACCCTGTGTTTAACGGGGACATGGCCAAGACATACCCGTTTCAGCTCGACCCCTTCCAGACTGTCTCGATCGCCTGCTTGGAGCGGAACGAATCTGTCTTGGTCTCAGCTCACACCTCTGCGGGGAAGACGGCCATTGCTGAGTACGCCATTGCAATGTCGTTTAGAGACAAGCAGAGGGTTATATATACCTCTCCACTGAAGGCTCTGAGCAATCAGAAGTACCGTGAGCTTAGCCAGGAGTTTTCTGATGTTGGCTTGATGACTGGTGATGTCACGCTTCAGCCAAATGCTACTTGCCTGGTCATGACGACGGAAATCCTGAGGGGAATGCTCTATAGGGGTTCCGAGGTGATCAAGGAAGTTGGTTGGGTTATATTTGATGAGATCCACTACATGAAGGACCGGGAGAGAGGCGTTGTGTGGGAAGAGAGTATAGTTTTCCTCCCCCCTGCCATCAAGATGGTCTTTCTTTCTGCTACCATGTCGAATGCAACCGAGTTTGCTGAGTGGATATGCAATCTGCACAAGCAGCCTTGTCACGTGGTGTACACAGACTTCAGGCCGACACCGTTACAGCACTACGTGTTCCCAATAGGTGGGTCTGGTCTCTACCTCGTAGTAGATGAAAATGGTCAGTTCAGGGAGGATAATTTTCTGAAGCTGCAAGACACATTTGCGAAGCAACCTAGTCAACTAGATGGGAAGAAGAGTGGTGGGCCTAAAGCCAGTGGTCGAATTGCAAAAGGCGGGAATGCTTCTGGAACTTCTGACATATACAGAATTGTCAAG ATGATTATGGAGCGCAAGTTTCAACCAGTCATTATTTTCAGCTTTAGTAGAAGGGAATGTGAGCACCATGCGATGTCGATGTCAAAACTTGATTTCAACACTGAAGAAGAAAAGGATAGCATTGAACAGGTTTTCCGCAGTGCTATTTTCTGTTTAAGCGAGGAAGATAGAGGTTTACCTGCTATAGAGTTGATGTTGCCTCTTCTTAAACGAGGTATTGCAGTACACCATTCTGGACTGCTTCCAATAATTAAGGAGCTGGTGGAATTGCTCTTCCAAGAAGGTCTTGTGAAAGCTCTCTTTGCTACTGAGACG TTTGCCATGGGACTGAACATGCCTGCAAAAACAGTTGTCTTTACATCTGTCAAGAAATGGGATGGTGATAGTAACCGTTTTATTGGTTCTGGAGAATATATACAG atgaGTGGAAGAGCCGGTCGGCGTGGCAAGGATGAACGTGGCATTTGTGTTATAATGATAGATGAACAG ATGGAAATGAGTGTTATCAAGGACATGGTGTTAGGTAAACCAGCACCTCTCATCAGTACTTTCCGACTGAGCTACTACACTATTCTGAATTTGCTGAGTCGCGCGGAGGGCCAATTTACTGCTGAACATGTGATCCGGAATTCATTCCACCAGTTTCAGTATGAAAAG GCATTACCCGAAGTGGTTCAGAAGATTACAAGGTTGGAAAATGAAGCTAGCTTGCTGGGCTCTTCTGGAGAG AATGATCTTGCTGAATATCACAAATTAGGGCTTGATATATCTGAACTTGAGAAGAAAATCATGTCTGAGATGATTAGACCAGAGAGAGCTTTGTTATATTTGGTTCCTGGAAGGCTG GTTAAGGTGAGGGATGGTTCAACAGACTGGGGATGGGGTGTGGTTGTAAATGTTGTAAAGAAACCTCCAGCATCTAGTAGCCTCCCCCCTGCATTAAGTGCATCCCGCAATAATAACTATATAGTGGATACCTTGCTTCATTGTTCTTCTAGTTTGAGTGAGAGCGGATTGCGTTCAAAGCCATGCCCACCTCGCCCTGGGGAGAAGGGAGAAATGCATGTG GTGCCTGTACCATTACCTTTGGTATGTGGTCTAAGCAGCATTAGAATCAGCATTCCATCTGATTTGCGACCACCTGAAGCAAGACAAAACATACTTTTTGCAGTTCAAGAACTAGGAAAGCGTTACCCCCAAGGACTTCCAAAGCTAAATCCAATTACG GACATGGGTATTGAAGAACCTGAATTAGTCGACCTGGTTCATAAACTTGAGGATCTTGAGCAGAAACTGTGTTCTCACCCACTTCATAAG TCCGATCAAAGTGAACAGCAACTGTCATGGTACCAAAGAAAAGCTGAATTGAATCATGAAATTCAGCAACTAAAGTCAAAGATGCGGGATTCACAG CTACAAAAATTTAGGGATGAACTGAAAAACCGGTCTCGCGTTCTGAAGATACTGGGTCATATTGATGCGGATGGTGTTCTCCAGTTAAAGGGGCGTGCTGCCTGTTTGATAGACACTGGGGATGAGCTGCTTGTCACTGAACTTATGTTTAATG GTACATTTAATGATCTTGATCATCATCAAGTTGCTTCCGTTGTTAGCTGCTTTGTTCCGTGTGAGAAATCAAGTGAGCAAATACGCCTGAGAAATGAGCTTTCTAAGCCAATGATGCAGCTCCAGGAGGCTGCAAGGAAAATAGCCGAG GTACAACGGGAATGCAAATTGGACAtcaatgttgaagaatatgttgaATCAACTTGTAAACCCTACCTGATGGACGTCATATACTGCTGGTCAAAG GGCGCCACCTTCGGAGAGGTGACAGAAATGACTGACATTTTTGAAGGAAGCATCATACGGCTAGTTAGGAGGCTGGATGAATTTCTGAATCAG CTAAAAGCCGCTGCTGAAGCTGTTGGGGAGGTCAACCTTGAGAGCAAGTTTGGATCGGCGAGTGAGAGCTTACGCCGTGGCATCATGTTTGCTAACTCATTGTATCTGTGA
- the LOC123096259 gene encoding DExH-box ATP-dependent RNA helicase DExH10 isoform X1 — protein sequence MEEVENTSKRKAPELDSEDSSAAAVMNGHQSLPGSAAKRQNLARSCIHEVAAPNGYDLSKDEAVHGTLSNPVFNGDMAKTYPFQLDPFQTVSIACLERNESVLVSAHTSAGKTAIAEYAIAMSFRDKQRVIYTSPLKALSNQKYRELSQEFSDVGLMTGDVTLQPNATCLVMTTEILRGMLYRGSEVIKEVGWVIFDEIHYMKDRERGVVWEESIVFLPPAIKMVFLSATMSNATEFAEWICNLHKQPCHVVYTDFRPTPLQHYVFPIGGSGLYLVVDENGQFREDNFLKLQDTFAKQPSQLDGKKSGGPKASGRIAKGGNASGTSDIYRIVKMIMERKFQPVIIFSFSRRECEHHAMSMSKLDFNTEEEKDSIEQVFRSAIFCLSEEDRGLPAIELMLPLLKRGIAVHHSGLLPIIKELVELLFQEGLVKALFATETFAMGLNMPAKTVVFTSVKKWDGDSNRFIGSGEYIQMSGRAGRRGKDERGICVIMIDEQMEMSVIKDMVLGKPAPLISTFRLSYYTILNLLSRAEGQFTAEHVIRNSFHQFQYEKALPEVVQKITRLENEASLLGSSGENDLAEYHKLGLDISELEKKIMSEMIRPERALLYLVPGRLVKVRDGSTDWGWGVVVNVVKKPPASSSLPPALSASRNNNYIVDTLLHCSSSLSESGLRSKPCPPRPGEKGEMHVVPVPLPLVCGLSSIRISIPSDLRPPEARQNILFAVQELGKRYPQGLPKLNPITDMGIEEPELVDLVHKLEDLEQKLCSHPLHKSDQSEQQLSWYQRKAELNHEIQQLKSKMRDSQLQKFRDELKNRSRVLKILGHIDADGVLQLKGRAACLIDTGDELLVTELMFNGTFNDLDHHQVASVVSCFVPCEKSSEQIRLRNELSKPMMQLQEAARKIAEVQRECKLDINVEEYVESTCKPYLMDVIYCWSKGATFGEVTEMTDIFEGSIIRLVRRLDEFLNQLKAAAEAVGEVNLESKFGSASESLRRGIMFANSLYL from the exons ATGGAAGAGGTGGAAAATACCAGCAAGCGCAAAGCACCCGAGCTGGATTCCGAGGACAGTTCCGCTGCCGCTGTTATGAATGGACATCAGTCGCTGCCTGGCTCGGCTGCCAAACGTCAGAACCTCGCCCGGTCGTGCATCCATGAGGTTGCTGCCCCCAATGGCTATGATTTGTCTAAGGACGAGGCCGTACATGGGACCCTTTCAAACCCTGTGTTTAACGGGGACATGGCCAAGACATACCCGTTTCAGCTCGACCCCTTCCAGACTGTCTCGATCGCCTGCTTGGAGCGGAACGAATCTGTCTTGGTCTCAGCTCACACCTCTGCGGGGAAGACGGCCATTGCTGAGTACGCCATTGCAATGTCGTTTAGAGACAAGCAGAGGGTTATATATACCTCTCCACTGAAGGCTCTGAGCAATCAGAAGTACCGTGAGCTTAGCCAGGAGTTTTCTGATGTTGGCTTGATGACTGGTGATGTCACGCTTCAGCCAAATGCTACTTGCCTGGTCATGACGACGGAAATCCTGAGGGGAATGCTCTATAGGGGTTCCGAGGTGATCAAGGAAGTTGGTTGGGTTATATTTGATGAGATCCACTACATGAAGGACCGGGAGAGAGGCGTTGTGTGGGAAGAGAGTATAGTTTTCCTCCCCCCTGCCATCAAGATGGTCTTTCTTTCTGCTACCATGTCGAATGCAACCGAGTTTGCTGAGTGGATATGCAATCTGCACAAGCAGCCTTGTCACGTGGTGTACACAGACTTCAGGCCGACACCGTTACAGCACTACGTGTTCCCAATAGGTGGGTCTGGTCTCTACCTCGTAGTAGATGAAAATGGTCAGTTCAGGGAGGATAATTTTCTGAAGCTGCAAGACACATTTGCGAAGCAACCTAGTCAACTAGATGGGAAGAAGAGTGGTGGGCCTAAAGCCAGTGGTCGAATTGCAAAAGGCGGGAATGCTTCTGGAACTTCTGACATATACAGAATTGTCAAG ATGATTATGGAGCGCAAGTTTCAACCAGTCATTATTTTCAGCTTTAGTAGAAGGGAATGTGAGCACCATGCGATGTCGATGTCAAAACTTGATTTCAACACTGAAGAAGAAAAGGATAGCATTGAACAGGTTTTCCGCAGTGCTATTTTCTGTTTAAGCGAGGAAGATAGAGGTTTACCTGCTATAGAGTTGATGTTGCCTCTTCTTAAACGAGGTATTGCAGTACACCATTCTGGACTGCTTCCAATAATTAAGGAGCTGGTGGAATTGCTCTTCCAAGAAGGTCTTGTGAAAGCTCTCTTTGCTACTGAGACG TTTGCCATGGGACTGAACATGCCTGCAAAAACAGTTGTCTTTACATCTGTCAAGAAATGGGATGGTGATAGTAACCGTTTTATTGGTTCTGGAGAATATATACAG atgaGTGGAAGAGCCGGTCGGCGTGGCAAGGATGAACGTGGCATTTGTGTTATAATGATAGATGAACAG ATGGAAATGAGTGTTATCAAGGACATGGTGTTAGGTAAACCAGCACCTCTCATCAGTACTTTCCGACTGAGCTACTACACTATTCTGAATTTGCTGAGTCGCGCGGAGGGCCAATTTACTGCTGAACATGTGATCCGGAATTCATTCCACCAGTTTCAGTATGAAAAG GCATTACCCGAAGTGGTTCAGAAGATTACAAGGTTGGAAAATGAAGCTAGCTTGCTGGGCTCTTCTGGAGAG AATGATCTTGCTGAATATCACAAATTAGGGCTTGATATATCTGAACTTGAGAAGAAAATCATGTCTGAGATGATTAGACCAGAGAGAGCTTTGTTATATTTGGTTCCTGGAAGGCTG GTTAAGGTGAGGGATGGTTCAACAGACTGGGGATGGGGTGTGGTTGTAAATGTTGTAAAGAAACCTCCAGCATCTAGTAGCCTCCCCCCTGCATTAAGTGCATCCCGCAATAATAACTATATAGTGGATACCTTGCTTCATTGTTCTTCTAGTTTGAGTGAGAGCGGATTGCGTTCAAAGCCATGCCCACCTCGCCCTGGGGAGAAGGGAGAAATGCATGTG GTGCCTGTACCATTACCTTTGGTATGTGGTCTAAGCAGCATTAGAATCAGCATTCCATCTGATTTGCGACCACCTGAAGCAAGACAAAACATACTTTTTGCAGTTCAAGAACTAGGAAAGCGTTACCCCCAAGGACTTCCAAAGCTAAATCCAATTACG GACATGGGTATTGAAGAACCTGAATTAGTCGACCTGGTTCATAAACTTGAGGATCTTGAGCAGAAACTGTGTTCTCACCCACTTCATAAG TCCGATCAAAGTGAACAGCAACTGTCATGGTACCAAAGAAAAGCTGAATTGAATCATGAAATTCAGCAACTAAAGTCAAAGATGCGGGATTCACAG CTACAAAAATTTAGGGATGAACTGAAAAACCGGTCTCGCGTTCTGAAGATACTGGGTCATATTGATGCGGATGGTGTTCTCCAGTTAAAGGGGCGTGCTGCCTGTTTGATAGACACTGGGGATGAGCTGCTTGTCACTGAACTTATGTTTAATG GTACATTTAATGATCTTGATCATCATCAAGTTGCTTCCGTTGTTAGCTGCTTTGTTCCGTGTGAGAAATCAAGTGAGCAAATACGCCTGAGAAATGAGCTTTCTAAGCCAATGATGCAGCTCCAGGAGGCTGCAAGGAAAATAGCCGAG GTACAACGGGAATGCAAATTGGACAtcaatgttgaagaatatgttgaATCAACTTGTAAACCCTACCTGATGGACGTCATATACTGCTGGTCAAAG GGCGCCACCTTCGGAGAGGTGACAGAAATGACTGACATTTTTGAAGGAAGCATCATACGGCTAGTTAGGAGGCTGGATGAATTTCTGAATCAG CTAAAAGCCGCTGCTGAAGCTGTTGGGGAGGTCAACCTTGAGAGCAAGTTTGGATCGGCGAGTGAGAGCTTACGCCGTGGCATCATGTTTGCTAACTCATTGTATCTGTGA